From Methylocystis sp. ATCC 49242, one genomic window encodes:
- a CDS encoding cation:proton antiporter, with product MNDFYGVFIISCIAVLAPLLVRLPALALMPVVALELMLGVLVGPSVIGLVTSDETIKFLGELGLVFLFFQAGFEFKQNEIGLAPLRLGALAWLASFGLAIVFVGALYFAGLVRAPLLVALVLPTTAFGILIPVLRQSGDLDSDFGHYVLGSAAMGELAPLILASIALAQEKHHIHQTILSILFLAIAVGTIFFLTTMRSERLSEKIVNWLGDSEILPVRVSLLILLGFVALANSFGVETVVGAYTAGMAVAMLVRGTKAEVLEDRLTTIGSGFFIPLFFVASGVAFDLPALVTSPASLARFALFSLVLLVIRLAPLNLYKKALAERDLPALALLSSTTLPLVVAITYLGVRSSQMAPENATALVGAAIVTVTVYPALAFWLRTNPERTHPDGAIFAVSRSVADWFSAMASRFLTLMPESLNLKK from the coding sequence ATGAACGATTTCTATGGCGTATTCATCATCTCCTGCATCGCCGTTCTTGCGCCGCTCCTCGTTCGGCTTCCCGCGCTCGCGCTAATGCCCGTGGTGGCGCTCGAACTGATGCTCGGCGTCCTCGTGGGCCCCAGCGTTATTGGGCTTGTTACGAGTGATGAGACAATAAAGTTTCTTGGCGAACTGGGTCTCGTCTTCCTATTCTTTCAGGCCGGTTTCGAGTTCAAGCAGAATGAAATCGGTCTGGCGCCGCTTCGCCTCGGCGCGCTTGCCTGGCTTGCCTCGTTCGGCCTCGCCATTGTTTTCGTCGGGGCGCTCTATTTCGCTGGCCTCGTCCGCGCGCCTCTGCTCGTCGCGCTCGTCCTGCCGACGACGGCCTTTGGCATTCTCATTCCGGTCCTTCGGCAGTCAGGCGATCTCGACAGTGATTTCGGACATTATGTTCTTGGCTCGGCCGCTATGGGCGAACTTGCTCCGCTCATTCTGGCCTCGATCGCGCTGGCGCAGGAAAAACACCACATCCATCAAACGATCCTGAGCATCCTGTTTCTTGCGATCGCGGTTGGAACGATTTTTTTCCTGACGACCATGCGGTCCGAGCGCTTGTCCGAAAAAATCGTGAACTGGCTCGGCGACAGCGAGATTCTTCCCGTTCGCGTTTCGCTGCTAATACTTCTGGGCTTCGTCGCGTTGGCCAACAGTTTCGGCGTCGAGACCGTCGTCGGAGCCTATACGGCTGGAATGGCGGTGGCCATGCTGGTTCGCGGCACAAAGGCGGAAGTGCTGGAGGATCGATTGACCACGATCGGCTCCGGCTTTTTCATCCCGCTGTTTTTCGTAGCCAGCGGCGTGGCCTTCGATCTGCCCGCCCTCGTAACAAGCCCCGCGAGCCTTGCGCGTTTCGCGCTATTTTCACTCGTTCTTCTCGTCATTCGCCTCGCGCCGCTGAATTTGTACAAAAAGGCGCTTGCAGAACGCGATCTGCCAGCGCTGGCGCTGTTATCGTCGACCACGCTCCCGCTCGTCGTCGCCATCACCTATCTCGGCGTGAGGTCGAGCCAGATGGCGCCTGAAAATGCAACGGCGCTCGTCGGCGCCGCCATTGTCACGGTGACCGTCTACCCGGCCCTGGCCTTCTGGCTTCGGACCAATCCGGAGCGAACGCATCCGGACGGCGCCATTTTCGCTGTATCGCGCAGCGTCGCGGACTGGTTTTCAGCGATGGCCTCCCGCTTCCTCACCTTGATGCCCGAGAGCCTGAATTTGAAAAAGTGA
- a CDS encoding YggT family protein, with the protein MSYAVVNLLVTIINLYWWVVIAMAVMSWLIAFDVVNMRSQAAYSIWKALNALTEPLLRPIRSVLPSLGGLDISPIILLLGLQFLADLVSGAGGGLVLR; encoded by the coding sequence ATGTCTTACGCAGTGGTCAATCTTCTCGTCACGATCATCAACCTCTACTGGTGGGTCGTGATCGCCATGGCCGTCATGTCCTGGCTCATCGCATTCGACGTGGTGAACATGCGCTCGCAGGCGGCCTATTCGATCTGGAAGGCGCTCAACGCGCTGACGGAGCCTCTTCTGCGGCCGATTCGCTCGGTGCTGCCGAGCCTCGGGGGGCTCGACATTTCTCCGATCATCCTGCTGCTTGGTCTGCAGTTCCTTGCCGATCTGGTGAGCGGCGCCGGCGGCGGACTTGTCCTCAGATAA
- a CDS encoding DUF167 family protein — translation MSSDKPAPWSPETGGVAVWLRLTPKGGRDAIEGVETLSDGRAVLKARVRAAPEDGRANAALIELIAKALRAPKNAVSIRSGETSRVKKIFIAGDSATYLDALAKLAPTSG, via the coding sequence TTGTCCTCAGATAAGCCGGCGCCCTGGTCGCCCGAGACCGGGGGCGTCGCGGTCTGGCTGCGGCTGACTCCCAAGGGCGGCCGGGACGCCATCGAGGGCGTCGAGACGCTCTCGGACGGCCGCGCCGTGCTGAAGGCGCGGGTGCGGGCCGCGCCCGAAGACGGTCGCGCCAATGCGGCGTTGATCGAACTGATCGCGAAGGCGCTGCGCGCGCCAAAAAACGCGGTGTCGATTCGCTCCGGCGAGACGAGCCGCGTGAAGAAGATTTTCATTGCGGGCGATTCCGCGACCTACCTCGACGCGCTGGCGAAGCTGGCGCCAACAAGTGGCTGA
- a CDS encoding MaoC family dehydratase, with protein sequence MSKSKINVGNFFEDFKIGQVLRHAAPRTVTTGEVAFYTALYLPRFAVQSSKAFAQAIGYQDAPIDDMLVFHLVLGKTVPDVSLNAIANLGYADFKFLTPVYPGDTLDATSEVIGLKENSNKETGVVYVRTTGKNQRGETVLSYARWVMVKKRDKNAPVGPEVIPDLPKAVAPSELGKAVPAINVAAYDKALAGSPFFWGDYEKGEKIDHIDGMTVEEAEHQLATRLYQNNSKVHFNQYYEAQGRFGKRIIYGGHVISLARALSFNGLENVFHISAVNGGRHVNPLFAGGTVFAWSEVLDKAEIPGRSDIGALRMRLVATKDKPCADFPLNGADGKPDPAVLLDLDYWAVLPR encoded by the coding sequence ATGAGCAAGTCCAAGATCAACGTCGGCAATTTCTTCGAGGATTTCAAAATCGGTCAGGTGCTGCGCCACGCTGCGCCGCGTACCGTGACGACGGGCGAAGTCGCCTTTTACACTGCGCTTTATCTGCCGCGTTTCGCCGTGCAGTCCTCCAAGGCTTTCGCGCAGGCGATCGGCTATCAGGATGCGCCCATCGACGACATGCTGGTGTTTCACCTCGTGCTCGGCAAGACCGTGCCGGACGTGTCGCTCAACGCCATCGCCAATCTCGGCTACGCGGATTTCAAATTTCTTACGCCCGTCTACCCCGGCGACACGCTCGACGCGACCTCGGAGGTCATTGGCCTCAAGGAGAACTCCAACAAGGAGACCGGCGTCGTCTATGTGCGCACGACTGGCAAGAATCAGCGCGGCGAGACCGTGCTCTCCTACGCCCGCTGGGTGATGGTGAAGAAGCGCGACAAGAACGCGCCCGTCGGCCCCGAAGTGATCCCCGATCTGCCCAAGGCCGTTGCGCCGTCCGAGCTCGGCAAGGCCGTGCCGGCGATCAATGTCGCGGCTTACGACAAGGCGCTCGCCGGCTCGCCGTTCTTCTGGGGCGATTACGAGAAGGGTGAGAAGATCGACCACATCGACGGCATGACGGTGGAGGAAGCCGAGCATCAGCTCGCCACGCGCCTCTACCAGAACAACTCGAAGGTCCACTTCAACCAGTATTACGAGGCGCAGGGACGTTTCGGAAAGCGCATTATCTACGGCGGCCATGTGATTTCCCTGGCGCGCGCTCTCTCCTTCAATGGCCTCGAGAACGTCTTCCACATCTCGGCGGTGAATGGCGGCCGGCACGTCAATCCGCTGTTCGCCGGCGGCACCGTCTTCGCCTGGAGCGAGGTGCTGGACAAGGCGGAAATACCCGGCCGCAGCGACATCGGCGCGCTGCGCATGCGTCTCGTCGCGACCAAGGACAAGCCCTGCGCCGATTTCCCGCTGAACGGCGCCGACGGCAAGCCGGACCCGGCCGTGCTGCTTGACCTCGATTACTGGGCGGTGTTGCCTAGGTAA
- a CDS encoding PRC-barrel domain-containing protein has product MFKASLVAVMLAFSVATAQPVRAEVQSIDVLVVPLDKLPSYGSVVSAWYGKPVYDPSEKKVGAITDMLFDANGSINAVMLNVGGFLGVGAKHVAVPVTAITFTAKNNKSWLTINTTKDILKKAVGYKFDKQMGVWNPE; this is encoded by the coding sequence ATGTTCAAGGCTTCTCTCGTCGCCGTAATGCTCGCGTTTTCCGTCGCGACCGCGCAGCCTGTCCGGGCCGAGGTACAGTCGATCGACGTCCTCGTCGTGCCGCTGGATAAATTGCCGAGCTACGGCTCGGTCGTGTCGGCCTGGTATGGCAAGCCGGTCTATGACCCGTCGGAAAAGAAGGTTGGCGCGATCACCGACATGCTGTTCGACGCGAATGGTTCGATCAACGCCGTGATGCTGAATGTCGGCGGCTTCCTCGGCGTGGGGGCGAAACATGTCGCCGTGCCGGTGACTGCCATCACTTTCACGGCGAAGAACAACAAGTCGTGGCTGACCATCAACACGACGAAGGACATTTTGAAAAAGGCTGTCGGCTACAAGTTCGACAAGCAGATGGGCGTGTGGAATCCGGAGTGA
- a CDS encoding IS630 family transposase: MVRPLSNDLRERVVASVLAGESCRAVALRFGVAVSSVVKWSQRQRETGSVAPAKMGGYRKRVLEPHRAFIVERLAQTPHLTLHGLKDELLARGVKVSHNAIWMFLRREGLRFKKTLLALEQGRADIARRRKRWQSLQARLDPRRLVFIDETWIKTNMTPLRGWGPKGKRLRGLAPHGHWRTLTFLGALRCDRLDAPCVFDGPINGACFRAYVEQQLVPALKQGDIVIMDNLGSHKGEAVRRAIRAAGARLWFLPPYSPDLNPIEQTFSKLKHWMRQAQQRTIDETWRQIGRLAKDIQPQECSNYFTNAGYASVKI, translated from the coding sequence ATGGTTCGACCTCTCTCCAATGATCTTCGAGAGCGTGTGGTTGCGTCGGTTTTGGCTGGCGAGAGTTGCCGCGCCGTGGCTTTGCGCTTTGGCGTGGCCGTGTCATCGGTCGTGAAGTGGTCGCAGCGCCAGCGCGAGACGGGCTCGGTCGCGCCGGCAAAAATGGGCGGCTATCGCAAGCGCGTGCTGGAGCCGCATCGCGCTTTCATTGTCGAGCGTCTGGCGCAGACGCCGCATTTGACGTTGCATGGCCTCAAGGACGAGCTGCTGGCGCGCGGGGTCAAGGTTTCGCACAACGCCATTTGGATGTTCCTGCGCCGCGAGGGGCTGCGGTTCAAAAAAACGCTGCTGGCGCTCGAACAAGGCCGCGCTGACATTGCGCGACGGCGCAAGCGCTGGCAATCGCTGCAAGCGCGCCTCGATCCCAGGCGGCTGGTCTTCATCGACGAGACCTGGATCAAGACGAACATGACGCCGCTGCGCGGCTGGGGCCCCAAGGGCAAGCGCTTGCGCGGCCTCGCGCCGCACGGCCATTGGCGCACGTTGACCTTTCTCGGCGCGCTGCGCTGCGATCGTCTCGACGCGCCCTGCGTCTTCGACGGGCCAATCAACGGCGCGTGTTTCCGCGCCTATGTCGAACAACAACTCGTCCCCGCGCTTAAGCAGGGCGATATTGTCATTATGGACAATCTCGGCAGTCACAAGGGCGAGGCGGTGCGACGCGCGATCCGCGCCGCCGGAGCCAGACTGTGGTTTCTGCCGCCCTATTCGCCCGACCTCAATCCAATCGAACAGACCTTTTCCAAGCTCAAACACTGGATGCGACAGGCGCAGCAGCGAACCATCGATGAAACCTGGCGACAGATCGGACGCCTCGCAAAAGACATCCAACCACAAGAATGCAGCAACTACTTCACAAACGCAGGATACGCTTCCGTCAAAATATGA
- a CDS encoding replicative DNA helicase, with amino-acid sequence MPPIEQLAGRRAFQVAQPETPAYRTPPHNIEAEQALLGAILVNNDAFDRVSDFLRPEHFSEELHRRIFEVAGQLIRAGKLATVVTLKTFLAEIELPAGVTIQAYLARLAAEATTIINAEDYGRIVHDLATRRDLIAIGEDIVNTAYDSPIDATPRAQIEEAERKLYSIAETGRYDGGFQRFSDALVIAIDMANSAYMRDGHLSGIATGLIDLDEKMGGLQKSDLIIVAGRPGMGKTALATNIAFNIAKAYQYETEPDGSHKTINGGIVGFFSLEMSAEQLATRVIAEQSGVPSYKIRRGDINEDDFRRITDAAREMQSIPFYIDQSGGISIAQLTARARRLKRQKGLDLLVVDYLQLLAGSKSRDANRVQELTEITTGLKALAKELNVPVIALSQLSRQVEARDDKRPQLSDLRESGSIEQDADVVLFVYREEYYLRNREPREGTEEHINWMAEMERAHGRAEAIIGKQRHGPTGTVPLAFEAEVTRFSNLADEDKLPARMGD; translated from the coding sequence ATGCCTCCAATCGAACAATTGGCGGGTCGGCGCGCTTTTCAGGTCGCGCAGCCCGAGACGCCCGCCTATCGCACGCCGCCCCACAATATCGAGGCGGAACAGGCGCTGCTTGGCGCCATCCTCGTCAACAATGACGCCTTCGACCGAGTGTCGGATTTCCTGCGGCCCGAGCATTTCTCCGAGGAGCTGCATCGTCGCATCTTCGAGGTCGCGGGGCAGCTCATCCGCGCCGGCAAGCTCGCGACCGTCGTCACGCTGAAAACCTTCCTCGCGGAAATCGAACTGCCGGCCGGCGTGACGATTCAGGCCTATCTAGCGCGACTCGCCGCCGAGGCGACGACGATCATCAACGCCGAAGACTATGGCCGCATCGTCCACGATCTCGCGACGCGGCGCGACCTGATCGCCATCGGCGAGGACATCGTCAACACGGCATATGATTCGCCGATCGACGCCACCCCGCGCGCGCAGATCGAGGAGGCCGAGCGCAAGCTCTATTCGATCGCCGAGACCGGCCGTTACGACGGCGGCTTTCAGCGCTTTTCGGATGCGCTCGTCATCGCCATCGACATGGCCAACAGCGCCTATATGCGCGACGGCCATCTTTCCGGCATTGCGACGGGGCTGATCGATCTCGACGAGAAGATGGGCGGGTTACAAAAATCCGATCTCATCATCGTCGCGGGCCGTCCCGGCATGGGCAAAACGGCGCTCGCAACCAACATCGCCTTCAACATCGCCAAGGCCTATCAATACGAGACCGAGCCCGACGGTTCGCACAAGACGATCAACGGCGGCATTGTCGGCTTTTTCTCGCTCGAAATGTCCGCCGAGCAATTGGCGACCCGCGTGATCGCCGAACAATCCGGCGTGCCGAGCTACAAGATCCGCCGCGGCGACATCAATGAGGACGATTTCCGCCGCATCACCGACGCCGCGCGCGAGATGCAGAGCATTCCCTTCTACATCGACCAGAGCGGCGGCATTTCCATCGCGCAGCTCACCGCGAGAGCGCGGCGCCTGAAACGCCAGAAGGGACTCGACCTGCTGGTGGTGGATTACCTCCAGCTTCTCGCCGGATCGAAGTCGCGCGACGCCAATCGCGTGCAGGAGCTCACCGAAATCACGACGGGCCTGAAAGCTTTGGCGAAAGAGCTGAATGTCCCGGTGATCGCGCTGTCCCAGCTTTCGCGTCAGGTGGAGGCGCGCGACGACAAGCGCCCGCAGCTCTCGGACCTTCGCGAATCCGGCTCGATCGAACAGGACGCCGACGTGGTGCTCTTCGTTTATCGCGAGGAATACTACCTGCGTAACCGCGAACCGCGCGAGGGCACGGAAGAGCACATCAACTGGATGGCCGAGATGGAGCGCGCCCATGGCCGGGCCGAGGCCATCATCGGCAAGCAGCGCCACGGCCCCACGGGCACGGTGCCGCTCGCCTTCGAGGCCGAGGTGACGCGATTCTCCAATCTCGCGGACGAGGACAAGCTGCCGGCGCGGATGGGGGATTGA
- the rplI gene encoding 50S ribosomal protein L9 translates to MEVILLERVAKLGQMGDTVRVRDGYARNFLLARGKALRATEGNKKQFETQRAQIEARNLEAKKEAEAVAEKLDGQSFIIIRQAGESGHLYGSVATRDIADAATAGGFSLNRNQIVLTHPIKALGLHAVPVHLHPEVDVKIMINVARSEEEAERQARGESITTREETSMDDLGLEVGAALAEAGDVEL, encoded by the coding sequence ATGGAAGTCATTCTGCTGGAACGCGTGGCCAAGCTTGGCCAGATGGGCGACACGGTGCGCGTGCGCGACGGCTACGCCCGCAATTTCCTTCTCGCCCGGGGCAAGGCTCTGCGCGCCACCGAAGGCAACAAGAAGCAATTCGAGACGCAGCGCGCCCAGATCGAGGCCCGCAATCTCGAAGCCAAGAAGGAAGCTGAAGCCGTCGCCGAGAAGCTCGACGGCCAGAGCTTCATCATCATCCGCCAGGCTGGCGAGAGTGGCCATCTCTATGGCTCGGTCGCCACGCGCGACATCGCCGACGCCGCGACGGCTGGCGGCTTCTCGCTGAACCGCAATCAGATCGTTCTGACGCATCCGATCAAGGCGCTTGGCCTGCATGCGGTTCCGGTGCATCTGCATCCGGAAGTCGACGTCAAGATCATGATCAACGTCGCGCGTTCGGAAGAAGAGGCCGAGCGTCAGGCGCGCGGCGAGTCGATCACGACCCGTGAAGAGACCTCGATGGACGATCTCGGCCTCGAAGTCGGCGCCGCCCTGGCCGAAGCCGGCGACGTCGAGCTGTAA
- a CDS encoding DUF2232 domain-containing protein — protein MTSVPDKSVFSWQNIGISILGGIAAAAIFAVVARGGFGGLLFAHLAPLPLMIVALGFGVRHGFSAAIVATVILSIWLHPVIGMAYALLVAGPGWFAAYVAAGAPRGRRDLVTAHVSSWASLAPATVLATAILLWIIVATISFGSIDEALNPIRARAFILLDAMVREKELSDKINPTELSGSVARAVPAFLAAYGLLIHIANLWIAARLAQASSLLTRPWPDIATDFHLPRAVGGVFLSGLVMTLFSGPSGAMGLVLAMTMGLLLALQGLAVVHIMVRGSRSSALVLSIIYFMLGLLGWPIVPLAALGAADLFFNYRDRKTAAAPAQPQKPAEKSD, from the coding sequence ATGACGTCCGTGCCCGACAAAAGCGTGTTCTCCTGGCAGAATATCGGGATTTCGATCCTCGGCGGAATCGCGGCGGCCGCGATTTTCGCAGTGGTCGCGCGCGGCGGATTTGGCGGACTGCTCTTCGCGCATCTCGCGCCGCTGCCCCTGATGATCGTCGCGCTCGGCTTCGGCGTGCGCCACGGCTTCTCCGCCGCGATCGTCGCGACGGTGATCCTGTCCATCTGGCTGCATCCCGTCATCGGCATGGCCTATGCGCTCCTGGTCGCCGGCCCCGGCTGGTTCGCCGCCTATGTCGCCGCGGGCGCCCCGCGCGGCCGCCGCGATCTGGTCACCGCGCATGTTTCGAGCTGGGCCTCGCTTGCCCCCGCCACCGTCCTTGCGACCGCCATTTTGCTCTGGATCATCGTCGCGACTATCAGCTTCGGCTCCATCGACGAGGCGCTGAACCCGATCCGCGCGCGCGCCTTCATCCTCCTCGACGCGATGGTCAGGGAGAAGGAGCTCTCCGACAAGATCAATCCCACGGAGCTTTCAGGGTCAGTCGCCCGCGCCGTGCCGGCCTTCCTCGCAGCCTATGGCCTGCTCATTCACATCGCGAATCTCTGGATCGCCGCCCGGCTGGCGCAGGCGTCCAGCCTCCTGACCCGCCCCTGGCCGGACATCGCGACGGATTTTCACCTGCCCCGCGCGGTGGGCGGCGTCTTTCTGAGCGGCCTCGTGATGACGCTGTTCAGCGGTCCGTCCGGCGCAATGGGGCTCGTGCTCGCCATGACCATGGGCCTGCTGCTGGCGCTTCAGGGTCTTGCCGTCGTCCATATTATGGTTCGCGGCTCCCGGTCGAGCGCGCTGGTGCTCTCGATCATCTACTTCATGCTCGGCCTGCTCGGATGGCCGATCGTGCCGCTGGCGGCGCTCGGGGCCGCCGACCTCTTTTTCAACTATCGCGACCGGAAAACGGCCGCTGCGCCGGCTCAGCCGCAAAAACCGGCGGAAAAATCGGATTGA
- a CDS encoding ABC transporter permease — translation MRASGFRSLPFGLRFALRDLLGDPRGFGIFIACIVIGVGAISGVSGLSRSLAQGLAREGRTILGGDVSFSLVAREPSPEQRAYFAARGRLSEISLMRAMARRDDGEAAMVEIKAIDPASYPAFGAVETEPALPLAEALAERDGVAGIIVDPMLLARLDARLGDTLMIGNSRVQLRAKLVSEPDKLAGGVGLGPRVLMSRRALVDAGLVTAGSVVRNVTRVTLIGNASDEAVKAFRTEVETAFPQAGWETRTRDAVSPQFTRNLERFTQLLTLVALTALVAGGAGVANAVHGFVERKRTQFAVLKALGATGSRVFAIALAQVLAAASFAIILGLAVGAVIPWAASEGLRQVAELPVSAALDARGAAFGALYGLLVTLIFSLVPLGRAHEIPVAALLRDDPRGAKLTRYRVGAWAAGVALTALVILSASDLKLGVFYLGAAIIAFGLLRGAAWLTMRIARALPRPRDARLRLALANIWRPKSLTPALIVSIGLTQTLLIALALVEGAIHNELARADAGEIPNFFFIDAPKAQAAEFRAFLAEQAPAAHIAHVPMMRGRIVAVKGVPVEKLAVNDEAKWALEGDRGVTFSARLPENSQIVAGEWWPADYAGPPLVSLEAKIAEGMSLGIGDDIKVNVLGRETIAKVASLRKVDWRSYGINFVMVFSPNVFAGAPYTELFTIAYGAPSIAARDAMDAKIARETAKRFPMIVSVRVKEAIAAIDKIAGQLALAARAAAGLAIVTAILALASAVASGQRARLHDAVVLKTLGATRGWLAAAYGLEFGLVGLVASFIALAAGAAAAYVMTTFLMKFDFVFLPGTIALTTAATLAVTIGLGLAGTWRVLSRRPGPELREL, via the coding sequence ATGCGCGCCTCTGGTTTCCGCTCCCTGCCCTTCGGCCTGCGCTTCGCCCTGCGCGACCTTCTGGGCGACCCGCGCGGCTTCGGGATCTTCATCGCCTGCATCGTGATCGGGGTTGGGGCGATTTCGGGCGTCTCGGGCCTCTCGCGCTCGCTGGCGCAGGGGCTCGCCCGCGAGGGCCGCACGATCCTCGGCGGCGACGTCTCCTTCAGCCTCGTGGCGCGGGAGCCTTCTCCCGAGCAGCGCGCCTATTTCGCGGCGCGCGGACGTCTTTCCGAAATCTCTCTCATGCGCGCCATGGCGCGGCGCGACGACGGCGAAGCGGCGATGGTCGAGATCAAGGCCATAGACCCGGCGAGCTACCCCGCCTTCGGGGCGGTCGAGACGGAGCCTGCTCTCCCGCTCGCCGAAGCGCTGGCGGAACGCGATGGCGTCGCCGGGATAATCGTCGATCCGATGCTTCTCGCGCGCCTCGACGCGAGGCTCGGCGACACGCTGATGATCGGCAATTCGCGCGTGCAGCTGCGCGCTAAGCTCGTGAGCGAACCCGACAAGCTCGCGGGCGGCGTCGGCCTCGGACCACGCGTGCTGATGTCGAGACGCGCGCTCGTCGACGCCGGGCTGGTCACGGCCGGTTCGGTTGTCCGCAATGTCACGCGCGTGACCCTGATCGGTAACGCAAGCGACGAGGCGGTAAAGGCTTTCAGGACGGAAGTCGAAACCGCCTTTCCTCAGGCGGGCTGGGAGACGAGAACGCGCGACGCCGTCTCCCCGCAATTCACCCGCAATCTCGAACGCTTCACGCAATTGTTGACGCTCGTTGCGTTGACGGCGCTGGTTGCGGGCGGCGCCGGCGTAGCCAACGCCGTGCATGGTTTCGTGGAGCGCAAGCGGACCCAATTCGCCGTCCTGAAGGCGCTGGGCGCGACGGGTTCGCGCGTCTTCGCCATCGCGCTGGCGCAAGTGCTGGCGGCGGCCTCCTTCGCGATCATTCTCGGCCTCGCGGTCGGCGCAGTGATCCCATGGGCGGCGTCGGAGGGATTGCGGCAGGTCGCGGAGCTCCCGGTGTCCGCTGCGCTCGACGCGCGCGGCGCGGCGTTCGGCGCGCTTTACGGGCTGCTGGTGACGCTGATCTTCTCGCTCGTCCCGTTGGGCCGCGCACATGAAATTCCCGTCGCCGCGCTTTTGCGCGACGACCCGCGCGGCGCGAAGCTCACGCGTTACCGCGTGGGCGCCTGGGCCGCCGGCGTCGCCCTGACCGCGCTGGTGATTCTTTCCGCCTCGGACCTCAAGCTCGGCGTCTTCTATCTCGGCGCGGCGATCATCGCCTTCGGCCTGCTGCGCGGCGCGGCGTGGCTCACCATGCGGATCGCCCGCGCCCTGCCCCGCCCGCGCGACGCCAGGTTGCGGCTCGCGCTCGCCAATATTTGGCGGCCGAAAAGTCTCACGCCCGCTCTGATCGTCTCCATCGGACTTACGCAAACGTTGCTCATCGCGCTCGCTTTGGTCGAGGGCGCGATCCACAATGAACTCGCCCGCGCGGACGCGGGCGAAATTCCGAATTTCTTCTTCATAGACGCGCCGAAGGCGCAGGCGGCGGAATTCCGCGCCTTCCTCGCCGAACAGGCGCCGGCGGCGCATATCGCGCATGTGCCGATGATGCGCGGCCGCATCGTCGCGGTGAAGGGCGTCCCCGTCGAAAAACTCGCCGTGAACGACGAGGCGAAATGGGCGCTGGAAGGCGACCGCGGTGTGACCTTCTCGGCGAGGCTTCCGGAAAATTCCCAGATCGTCGCCGGCGAATGGTGGCCGGCCGACTACGCCGGACCGCCACTCGTATCGCTCGAGGCGAAGATCGCAGAAGGGATGAGCCTCGGCATTGGCGACGACATAAAGGTGAATGTCCTCGGCCGTGAAACAATCGCGAAAGTCGCAAGCCTGCGCAAGGTGGACTGGCGCAGCTATGGAATCAATTTCGTGATGGTGTTCTCGCCCAACGTCTTCGCCGGCGCGCCCTACACCGAGCTGTTCACCATCGCCTATGGCGCGCCGTCCATCGCGGCGCGCGACGCCATGGACGCGAAAATTGCCCGCGAGACGGCGAAGCGCTTTCCGATGATCGTCTCGGTCAGGGTCAAGGAGGCGATCGCCGCCATCGACAAGATTGCCGGACAGCTGGCGCTCGCCGCCCGCGCGGCGGCGGGGCTCGCCATCGTGACGGCGATTCTCGCGCTCGCCAGCGCGGTCGCAAGCGGCCAGCGCGCCCGCCTGCACGACGCAGTGGTGCTGAAGACGCTTGGCGCGACGCGCGGCTGGCTCGCCGCGGCCTATGGGCTGGAGTTCGGACTTGTCGGACTCGTCGCCTCGTTCATCGCGCTCGCCGCCGGCGCCGCAGCGGCCTATGTGATGACAACCTTCCTGATGAAATTCGACTTCGTCTTCCTGCCGGGAACGATCGCGCTGACGACGGCTGCGACGCTGGCGGTCACGATCGGGCTTGGTTTGGCGGGCACATGGCGCGTTCTCTCGCGGCGCCCGGGCCCGGAATTGCGCGAATTGTGA
- a CDS encoding ABC transporter ATP-binding protein: protein MQPVIELADVDLTLGEGAARVHVLKGVSLTIAPGETVSLLGPSGSGKSTLLMTLAGLERPDAGAVRIDGRDLGAMSEDALARFRGQNIGVVFQSFQLIPTMTALENVAVPLELAGKADAFARAEAELAAVGLGGRLSHYPAQLSGGEQQRVALARALAPDPLILAADEPTGNLDSETGAAVIDLIFAQQKRRGATLVLVTHDPSLAARCGRRVRLRSGRIEADEA, encoded by the coding sequence GTGCAACCCGTTATCGAACTCGCCGACGTCGACCTCACGCTGGGCGAAGGCGCCGCTCGAGTCCATGTACTGAAAGGCGTGAGCCTGACCATAGCCCCGGGAGAGACCGTCAGTCTCCTCGGCCCCTCCGGCTCGGGCAAATCGACCCTGCTCATGACCCTCGCCGGTCTGGAGCGCCCCGACGCCGGCGCCGTCAGGATCGACGGGCGCGACCTCGGCGCCATGTCGGAGGACGCGCTGGCGCGTTTCCGTGGCCAGAACATAGGCGTGGTGTTCCAGTCTTTCCAGTTGATCCCCACCATGACGGCGCTGGAAAATGTCGCGGTCCCGCTCGAACTCGCCGGAAAAGCAGACGCTTTCGCCCGCGCCGAGGCGGAGCTGGCGGCGGTGGGTCTCGGCGGGCGCCTTTCGCATTACCCCGCCCAGCTCTCGGGCGGCGAGCAGCAGCGCGTGGCTCTGGCCCGCGCGCTGGCGCCGGACCCGCTGATCCTCGCCGCAGACGAGCCCACCGGCAATCTCGATTCCGAGACGGGCGCGGCGGTCATCGACCTGATCTTCGCCCAGCAGAAGCGGCGCGGGGCGACGCTGGTGCTGGTGACGCACGATCCGAGCCTCGCCGCCCGCTGCGGCCGCCGCGTGCGGCTACGCTCCGGTCGCATCGAAGCGGACGAAGCCTGA